From the bacterium genome, the window CATTTTCTCATAGGCTCAACCGCTTCACCGGAGGAGAATGCGAGAATAGGGGCGAATCTGGCTCCCCTCGACCTTTACAATTACGCGAAATTGGATGGAGAGGGAAATTTCCTACCCGACCCGCTAACCCCTTCCCTTTTTGAAAAGGGAGTGGAAAGGCTGATAGCAAATGGATTGAAGGGTTTCGTTTGGCAGGGATTATGGAGCGGATATGTCCTCCATCAGCCGTTTGAGGCTAACGCTTCCTTCCTTGACCCTCATATAAGGGAAATCGCTATGCAGAGAGCGGAGTTGGGAGCCCAGCAAGCGAGAAGATTCCTATCCTCTATCGCCTCCTTAGGTGGTATGGATGAGCCTGGTTTGAATTATGGTGTGGTAAGAGAAGGGGCTTATTCTGGGCAGATTCTCACCTTGTTTCCCGATGCTTTCCAACGCTCCGCTTATGAAAAATTGAATAAAAAACCTCTCCCCTCTGACCCTCGCAAACTTTCGCCCAAGGAGTGGCTATCCTGGATGCGCTGGCGAGCAAATATTATGAGTGATTTCTTCCGGGAGGCAAAAAAACATATCAAGAGGGTAGCAAATGAGCTCCCTTGGGGGCAGGATATCTATGTCTCATGGGACATCAACGATGGAACCAATCCTTTCGCTCAAAGGTTGAATGATGTGCCTACTACTCATTCATTTATGTTCTGGCGAGGAGTAGCGGAACAGTCCTGGAATTTCGCCCCTGAGAGGGTAGGTAGAAGGGACAAGAGATTTCATTTTGCCTCCAATACCACCTATTTTGTCCCCCATAATCCCGATGAGGTTTCCCTTGCGGAAATGGTTACAAACTACGCAGTTATGGATGGGGTGGGGATGCTTTGGCATCTCAATTTTCAGAAGGCAGAGAATCTCAAGCCCTCAATAGAGAGGATAAAAAGGTTGGGCGATTTCATCCTGGCTACTTTGCCCGCCCGTCATCAAATAGGGGTTTTATACTCCTTCACTGAGGCATCTATGCGTCTGAGAGAAGCAGGCGAGGTTCCAAACGATGAAATATATCGCATTTCAAGGGATTATGCTTATGAGTGCTATGCTTTATATCACGCCATCAGAAGGGCTGGTTATACTGTGGATATAATCCACGAATGGGAATTGCCGGAGAGGGGATTAGAGGGAAGGAAGGTCCTCTTCCTTGTTGGGATAAAGCATCAGCTACCCGAAGAAATATTAAGCGAGCTCATCGGTTTTCGGAGAAAAGGCGGCGTTATTTTCGCCGATTTAACAACCACTTGGCTTCCACCAGAATTGGGGATAAGGAAAATTGCAGTGGATATGTCCGCTTATGTAGGGGAGATTGAGAAGATCGAGAAGGATGCTCAGGCGCTTTTCAGCAAGGGGGATTATTTGGAGGGAAGCAAGCTAATGAGACAGACAGTAAGCGATTCCCTGCTTGATAGATACGCCGAAATCTTAGCAACTTGGTTTGTTCAGGTTTTAGGGAAACCAGAGATAGAGTTTGACAGGAGAGGAATCATCCCCGGGAAGTGGGTGAGCGGTGAAGGACGCTATTATCTTTTGCTTAACGATTCCCAAAAATCGGATTCGGAACCAGTGGAAAGGGAAGTGGATGGAAAAAAGATAGAGGTTTACCCTGCGTCAGATTGGGATGAGTTGAAGGGGGTGAATTTAAAATTCAACTCGCTTCGCAAGGGGGAGGCTGTTTACATAATTGGAGGAAGGGATTGGTATAAGCATGAAGCCCATTTATTAATGCCAGGCTCAAAGCTATCGGTTGATTTCGAGCCCACGGAGATGAAAATAATCGCTGTTCTGCCTTCCCCTATAGAGGGAGTGGAGGCAAAAGCGCGATTAATTGAAAGAGAAGGCAGATTTATTGAAATAGAAGCTGGTTGCTATGGTAAGGGAAACCGGAGGATTCCCGTGGCTCTGCCATTAGAAATAATGATAGAAGACCCTAAAGGAAAACAAACGACTATTTGGCGTTCCACCGATAGCAAGGGAATTTATCGGGAGCATATACCCCTTTCTTATACCGATGAAATAGGCATATGGAAAATGAAGGTAAAGGAATTATTCAGCGGGAAGGAATCTTCAATTGAGGTCAATGTCCCTTCGGGCCCAGCTCCCAAGCTTAAACCCATTCCCGATGTCCTGATATTTGATGAGAAGGCGATCCGTTCGCTTCTTCTTTCCGATAAGAAGATACTCGTCGTAGTTGGGGAAAAGGCAAGCGAAGAGGAAAAGCTTGTTGCCAAAGAGCTTTGCCAAGGTCTTAAGGCTAAAGGAATTTCAGCCGAGTTGAGAGAGGAGCGATTGGTTTGGAGAAGGGGGAGGTATCCAAAGGTCTTTCCCGCAGTGGAGAGGAAAGGGGAGGAGTGGGTTGATTTGACAATAGAGGAAAGGGAGAAGAGGAGAAAGCCGTGGCTAAAGCTGCGGGTATGGGCTGGGGAAAACGGCTATCCACCAACCCTCCCCGATGCCTTTGAGGTGGATGAAAACCTCATCCTTGTTGGAACGGATAACTCAAGCATCCTTATTCAAGCCTTGCAGAGGGCTTCCATCTTGCCCATGGTCGCGAACAACTACTTCCCCGGGAAAGGGAGAGGAATTTTGGAATACGCTTGTTCTCCCTTCTCCCTTGAGAAAGATGTCATTCTCATAACGGGGAGCGACCCTTCGGGTGTGAGGAAATCTGCTCAGCGCCTCCTTGCTCTTTTACGCTAAGCGCTTATATTCTTTATAGGAGATGACTGAATATGCTCGTTGTGGGAATTGATGAAAATGGCTTGGGACCAGTGCTTGGTCCCCTTGTCGCAACGGCAGCTCTGGTTTCTGTGAAGAATTTCAAATCCCTTCTCGCTGGGAGCTTGAAGGAGAGCAAGGAGATTTTCCGCTCGGGTGAAAATATGGGCGAAGGTGAGGATATTGTCCTTTCATTTTTCACTTTACTTAAAGGCTATCTTCCTCGCCATCCTCAAGAGTTATTCAATGAACTTCTTTTAACTCAGGATTATACCTGTGCTTCCCCCTTCCCCCACTGCAAACCCGATTTCGTTATCCCAAATTGGTGTGAGGAAGCGGGAATAAGAAAAAGCAAGGCAGAGATATATTTAAAGGAAGTGGATGGGGAATTGATAGAAGTGAAGAGCATAGCCCTATGCCCCGCTCAGCTTAACAGAAGACTTGAAAGCTATAATAAAAACCACATAGATTATCTCCTTTTTGAGGAGCTGATAAGATATTTTAGGGAGAAATATAAAGAAGAAATCGTGTTTCTTTGCGGAGCAATTGGAACGACTAAAAATTATCCGTGTTATTTTCATCATCTAAAGGCATTTCCTTTTAAGAGCGAAAGGAAGGAAGAAGAGGTAGTTTACTTTTTCCCCTCCCTCGGCGAAATCCACTTCATTCAGGAGGGAGATAGTAAGTATTTCCCAATCAAACTCGCCTCCCTTTTCGGAAAATATATAAGAGAGTTGTTCGTTGAGCAAATGAATAGGTTCTTCCGTTCAAATCTTCCATCCTTGCCTTATTGCTCGGGTTATAGAGATGAGAAAACGAAAGAGTTTATTGAGAATAGCGAAGAAATAAGGGCGAAATTAAGGATCCCTCAAGCTTGTTTTATTAGGTCTAAATAATTCCCCAAGATTGCCATTAGCTTCTTTTTTCTGTATAAATTTAAAAATGAATAGGAGGTAAATGGATGATAGACGCTTATTCCTTTATCGGAAACCTGAACCCTTCCCTCTCCGCTTCTCCTGAAGCTGTTTTGGAAGAGATGAAAAGGAACAACATAAGCTTCTCTATCCTCACCCATTTCACTGGCTACTTCTACAATTTCCTTGAGGGAAATCACTTCCTCAGGCAGATAGTGGATGGCTCGGATTGCCTTTATGGCTATCTGTCAGCCAATCCCTATTATATTCAGCACTCCATTTCCGATATGAGGAAGCACCTCCCTCACGACAAATTCTTAGCCCTCCATTTCTCCCCCCAATACTGGGGCATGGAATGGTATGAGGAGCCGGTTTTGGAGCTCCTCAATGCTTATCGGCGCTTCGTTAAGCCCCTTGTCTGCTACTTCCCTTCTGAGCACTACTCCGTTGCCCAGAAACTGGCAAACGATTTCGCAACTATGCAATTCTTATTAACAGATATCAAAACTTCGGAATGGGATGAAGCACTAAAGCTAGCTAAGAATTGCCCGAATATTTTCCTCTGCGTTAATCCCTATCTACTGCCTCAGGATATCAAGAAAGCCTGTGAGCTTTTGGGAGCGCATCGCCTAATAATGGGGAGCAATTTCCCCTTGTTCCCCCAATCAATCGTTTTGCGTTTGATTGAAGCAAGCGGAATCTCCGAAAGGGAAATCTCGCTCATAACCTCCCAAAACGCCAAGAAATTCTTCCGCATAGGAGAAGAATGAGATGATAGCGAAGAAGCTTTTCCCCGTTCCAATAGAAGAGGAGATGAAGAACTCCTATTTGGATTACGCGATGAGCGTAATCGTCTCCCGCGCCCTTCCCGATGTAAGGGACGGTTTGAAGCCTGTTCATCGGCGAATCCTCTGGTCCATGTATGAGGAAAACGTGTTGCCCGATAGACCACATAAGAAATCGGCTTGGATTGTCGGGCAGGTGATGGGTAGATATCATCCTCATGGAGATGCTGCAATCTATGAATCACTTGTTCGTTTGGCACAGGATTTTGAAACTCGTTATCCCTTGATAGATGGGCACGGCAACTTCGGCTCAATAGACGGCGATAGCCCAGCGGCGATGAGATACACGGAGGTAAGGTTAGCCCCCATAGCTATGGAAATGCTCTCGGATATAGAGAAGGACACAGTGGAATGGCTTCCCAACTACGATGGTTCACTAAAAGAGCCATCCGTCCTTCCCGCAAAAATTCCCCATCTTCTTTTAAACGGCTCCGCTGGCATCGCCGTTGGAATGGCGACATCCATTCCGCCCCACAATTTAACCGAGGTCATTGACGCCCTTTTGCTACTCATTGAGAAGCCCCGCGCCAGCTTGAACGAAATCATGAACGTCCTCAAAGGACCAGATTTCCCCACAGGTGGCATCATCTTCGCCTCTCCCCAGAAATTGAAGGAAATATATAAGAAGGGAAAAGGACAGCTTCCAATTCAAGCTGTGACCCATTTTGAGGAATTAAGCGGAGGAAGAAGCGCTATCGTCGTCACGGAGATACCCTATCAAGTTAATAAAGCGAAGCTAATTGAACAGATAGCGGATTTAGTGAAAGCGAGGAAAGTGGAAGGGATAGCGGATTTGAGGGATGAATCGGACAAGGAGGGTCTGCGGGTTGTTATTGAGTTGAAGCGGGATGCCCAACCCAAGAAGGTGCTTAACTACCTTCTCAAGCATACCGCTTTGAGGACGACATTCGGGGTCAATATGCTCGCCTTAGTTGATGGAACACCCCGTCTTCTCGGCATCATAGATATCCTTAACAACTTCATCCAACATCGCAAGGAGGTTGTTCTTCGCAGAAGTCAATATGATTTGAACAAGGCTAAGGCAAGGGCTCATATATTGGAGGGACTTCTCAAAGCCTTAGACCATATAGACAGGGTTATCAGGATAATTAGGAGTTCATCCTCGCCGGCAGAAGCAAAGAAGAACTTGATGGATTTCCTCAAGATAACCGAGGAGCAGGCGCAGGCGATTTTGGATATGCGTCTCAGCCAGCTCACCCGCCTTGAAAGAAGCCAGATAGAAGGAGAGCTAAAGTCGCTTAGGGAAGAGATAAAGCGACTTGAGGGAATCATCAAATCTCCGAAGAAATTGCTTGAGGTCATAAAAGAAGAATTGGAAGAGATAAAGAGAAAATATGGAGATGGGAGAAGGACGCGCATTCTCCACGAGGAGCCAAAGGAGATAACGGAAGAGGATATCATCCCTGAGGAGGAGATGGTGGTCATTTTAACGAGGGATAACTACATTAAAAAAGTGCCGCTCTCCTCATTCCAAGGTGGGAGGAAGGGCTTAACTTTGACGACTAAAGAGGAGGATTCCATCTCCCATCTATTCGTTGCCTCAAGCCATTCTACCCTTCTCTTCGTGACGGATAGGGGGCAATGCTATAGCTTGCGTGCATTTGAAATTCCCCAAACCTCCCGCCAAGCCGCGGGGACTGCTCTTGACAATCTCCTCACCTTACAGGAAGGCGAGAGGATAAGATGCGCGATTCCCCTGCCCTCAAAGGAAGGCTACCTCTTCTTGGCGACTGTTAAGGGATTGGTGAAGAGATTAGAGCTTAAAGAGATAAACGGTGGGAAGAGGGGTGTGCAAATAATGAGGCTGGAGGAAAATGACCGTCTATGTTCCGCCCTCCTCACGGATGGCGAACAGCAGATTCTTTTAACCACCAAGAAAGGGATGGGGATAAGGTTCAGCGAGAAAGATGTTCGCCCAATGGGAAGAAGCGCTGGTGGTGTTAAGGGGATATCGCTTGGGAAGGATGACGAGGTCATCTCCGCTGAGGCGATATCTCCAAAATCTTTCATAATCCTTGCCTCGGAAAGAGGGTTTTTGAAGAAGATAGGGGAGAATGATGTAAGGGTGCAGGGGCGAGGGGGTAAGGGAATTATTCTCTGGAGGACAAACAAGAAATCGGGATTGGTTGCCTGTGTGGGAGTTATGGAGAACAACGATAGATTCCTTTTGAGCTCAGCAAAGGGAAATGTGTATCATTTCAAGGTCAAGGATTTGAAGGAAGGAAAGAGGGAAACGCAGGGGGTGCAAATGGTAGAGCTCCCCCAGGATGATAAGATAGCCTCTCTTGGAAAGATAGTGAGAGGTAGCTGATGCTAAGGTATAGAACTATTCGCCACACAGCCGATAAAGCTATTTTCGCTTGGGGAAGAGATTTACCAGAGCTTTTTGAGAATTCAGCTTATGGTATGTTTTCCCTTATCGCTGATATAAGAAATTTGAAGCTCGAGGTGGAAAGGAAAATAGAGATTAAGAATGACCAGCAAGATTACGCCATTTTGCTCGCTGATTGGCTTGGCGAGCTTCTTTATATTTTTGATGCGGAGAAAATTCTCTTCTGCCAATTCAAAATTGAATCGCTTGATGAAAAAGGCGTAAAGTCTGTATGCGGAGGTGTGAGGGCTCGTCCCGACCTTCCCTGGCGAGGCTCTTATGTAAAGGCGGTAACTTATCATAGATTGAAGATAGAGAAAAAGGGACAAGTCTATCGCGCAACTCTTTTCTTTGATGTTTAATTATTATTAAGAGATTGCCCAACCTAAAATATCTCAAAAATATGCCTTTATAGATATCTTCCCCTTCTTGGGCTTGATAAACACACATTCCCTCGCTTTATCAAACTCTTTATGCTCCTCTCCGTCCACCAATATCCTCTTCATTCTCTTTCCCTCGGGATGGCGGAGGCGAAGAACCAAACGCTCAGCGGAATTCTCCTCCAGACACTCTATCTCAGCTTCAATGAAACCATCCTTTATGTGGGAAGAGATTCTGAAGCTAACCCTTCCGAAATAAGTGGGAGCATTTGAGACTTCCACATTTTTGCCATCCTCCATCCAATACGTTGGGAGGAAGGGAGCAAGCCAGAGCTCCTTTCCCCTCTCAACGACAAACATATTCCTCGTCTGCACCAGAAACCATCCTGTTTCGTGAGTTTTATTCCAAGCTCCCATATTATGGAAATGCTCCCAGAAAGAGAGATTCTCTTCATTCAACAAAGAAGGAATCGCGTTGAAATAAGAGCGGATGAAGGGTTTTATCTCGTCGCGTTGGGCATATATCTCCACCATTCTCGTGTAGTATGGCTGGAGCTTGGAGAAACCGCCCAAGTTGAACCAATCCTTGCGATTATCCTCCTCGGGATATTCTCCCATCCCGCTGTATAGAAACCAGTAATCCTCCATATGCTCAACAATCCAATCAGCATCCCTGCTTTTCGCCTCAAAAACGCCGCAGGGAACGAGATAATGCGCTCCGATTTCCACATCTCCCGCCCAAGAGCGATTCCCATCCTCCCCTGGATACATCTCCCCAACCTTACCGAAGCAGTATAGCATGCCCGGATAGGCGGGAACCCATTTCCCATTAGAAAGACCGAGAACCGGCATTCGCGCTTGATTCCAGCGATAAGCCCTCACAATATCCTCCCTAAATTCCCTCGCATCTTCTCTGAATTTCTCCGCTTTGGGGTAACCTACCTCGGCGAGAACTTCTCCCATCTCCGATAGTCCGGCGTAAAAATGCGCCTGATTGAAGAAACGATAGGCAAAGCGATTCCAATCCGCAGCCACGCCCGGGGGCATCAAGCCGAATTCAGGCACCCTTTCCCCTTTATAATCCATTACCTTCGTTTTCTCTCTCTGCCGAACAATCCAATCGCAAACCCTCGCTACCTCATCCGCATACCTTCTCAGCCATTCCCTGTCTCTTGTCAATTTAAAATGGCGGGCAAGGGTCCAGAGATGCCAACCAGTTCCCAATATAGTGTAGCCAGTTGTGAGATAACCCTTCTCGTTGTAGCGATTTATGAAGAACTCCAATCCTCTTCTTGAGAACTCTGAATGTCCGAAGAGGTCCATCCCATAGATTATTGAATGTGCCTCGCTCTCCAAGGGACCATATGACATAGAGGCAATCCAAGGGGCGATTCTCTCCCCTTCTTCCTCATTCCTCGCAGCTATCAAACAGTGCACCTGGGAAGCTTTTATCACATTCGCAAGCAAGGGTTCGGGAATATCAATCCGAAGCGAATTTGAAAGCACTCTTTCCCAGTATCCTTTCGTTTCAGCAACAAGCAAATCAAATCTATCGGATATAGCTAAAGAATCTCCTTCCCCTTGCTCTATCTCCCAGGCGGGGATGTAGAGAAGACATCTTTTCCTTTCACCCGGTCTCAATTCCCATCTTATATTTATTTCATTTCCTTTAATTTCCCCTCCGGAAATCTCCAAAAAAGCTAAAATCTTATCATCAAGAAGGATGGCTATCCCTTTATCCTTTGCTTCCAAGCGAGCCGGTATGCCCTTTTCCTTATCGGCAAGGAAAGATAATGTTATCTCTCCTCTTTGGAGGTCTTTACCCTTATTTATCGCCTCTATCTCGGCAACAAATAGGGGCTTCCTATTGAACCAATAGGGAGGTTTTTTCGTTTTCTCGTCGCTCTCATCGTAGGGAACGACGAAGCTCCTCTGCCTATAAACTATCCCCTTCTCCTCAATTTGACTGACTGTGATTGGGAACCACCCTCCGTCAAGATATCTCTTCAAATTCTCGCTTTTCCCCGAG encodes:
- a CDS encoding archease; this translates as MLRYRTIRHTADKAIFAWGRDLPELFENSAYGMFSLIADIRNLKLEVERKIEIKNDQQDYAILLADWLGELLYIFDAEKILFCQFKIESLDEKGVKSVCGGVRARPDLPWRGSYVKAVTYHRLKIEKKGQVYRATLFFDV
- a CDS encoding NPCBM/NEW2 domain-containing protein produces the protein MKMMVLLFGLSLPFLLNGRVVNSAKEEFLSDHLERIVSFTQGWGLLGLDVSAHASYQTPLPLQIKDKQYEKGLGHHANGEILIALNGEYLAFEAEVGVQWQGGQNVGSVIFQIFVDGKKVFDSGIRHELDPPLPVRVSLKGAKELKLVSKDAGDGIICDCANWANARLIRDPSARKPERGLHNMDIAPFAKIVYSDPQRMDGCRCNRIEEFPPEDLFLEKELPPSPEGYIVEKGMNGEGCIGLVWYERRRVKELILEFAERNVISNPEEIKLQAWLGESHWQGNWVPLQAEVKGSNSTLSFIINWQGKPQLALNGTEKIRFIFPPTPKTIIIKRVQAFTNSIPEDGEFVLQLEKPKEGKGEVEIYNGEILTNGGEVYKTEWDLSKELRLKLRYFRPSPSKSDRTILRIKLPVFSFGIAIEDILENGCVYVEDFGVFATTYPPKIKFEEYKKQIKGKKSVIELVREMPDQRFSQAMEKVHKPIQNNGPTMLSLACDNHKFVVPREGGVIYEAMEVKAHFGSGKSENLKRYLDGGWFPITVSQIEEKGIVYRQRSFVVPYDESDEKTKKPPYWFNRKPLFVAEIEAINKGKDLQRGEITLSFLADKEKGIPARLEAKDKGIAILLDDKILAFLEISGGEIKGNEINIRWELRPGERKRCLLYIPAWEIEQGEGDSLAISDRFDLLVAETKGYWERVLSNSLRIDIPEPLLANVIKASQVHCLIAARNEEEGERIAPWIASMSYGPLESEAHSIIYGMDLFGHSEFSRRGLEFFINRYNEKGYLTTGYTILGTGWHLWTLARHFKLTRDREWLRRYADEVARVCDWIVRQREKTKVMDYKGERVPEFGLMPPGVAADWNRFAYRFFNQAHFYAGLSEMGEVLAEVGYPKAEKFREDAREFREDIVRAYRWNQARMPVLGLSNGKWVPAYPGMLYCFGKVGEMYPGEDGNRSWAGDVEIGAHYLVPCGVFEAKSRDADWIVEHMEDYWFLYSGMGEYPEEDNRKDWFNLGGFSKLQPYYTRMVEIYAQRDEIKPFIRSYFNAIPSLLNEENLSFWEHFHNMGAWNKTHETGWFLVQTRNMFVVERGKELWLAPFLPTYWMEDGKNVEVSNAPTYFGRVSFRISSHIKDGFIEAEIECLEENSAERLVLRLRHPEGKRMKRILVDGEEHKEFDKARECVFIKPKKGKISIKAYF
- the gyrA gene encoding DNA gyrase subunit A; the encoded protein is MIAKKLFPVPIEEEMKNSYLDYAMSVIVSRALPDVRDGLKPVHRRILWSMYEENVLPDRPHKKSAWIVGQVMGRYHPHGDAAIYESLVRLAQDFETRYPLIDGHGNFGSIDGDSPAAMRYTEVRLAPIAMEMLSDIEKDTVEWLPNYDGSLKEPSVLPAKIPHLLLNGSAGIAVGMATSIPPHNLTEVIDALLLLIEKPRASLNEIMNVLKGPDFPTGGIIFASPQKLKEIYKKGKGQLPIQAVTHFEELSGGRSAIVVTEIPYQVNKAKLIEQIADLVKARKVEGIADLRDESDKEGLRVVIELKRDAQPKKVLNYLLKHTALRTTFGVNMLALVDGTPRLLGIIDILNNFIQHRKEVVLRRSQYDLNKAKARAHILEGLLKALDHIDRVIRIIRSSSSPAEAKKNLMDFLKITEEQAQAILDMRLSQLTRLERSQIEGELKSLREEIKRLEGIIKSPKKLLEVIKEELEEIKRKYGDGRRTRILHEEPKEITEEDIIPEEEMVVILTRDNYIKKVPLSSFQGGRKGLTLTTKEEDSISHLFVASSHSTLLFVTDRGQCYSLRAFEIPQTSRQAAGTALDNLLTLQEGERIRCAIPLPSKEGYLFLATVKGLVKRLELKEINGGKRGVQIMRLEENDRLCSALLTDGEQQILLTTKKGMGIRFSEKDVRPMGRSAGGVKGISLGKDDEVISAEAISPKSFIILASERGFLKKIGENDVRVQGRGGKGIILWRTNKKSGLVACVGVMENNDRFLLSSAKGNVYHFKVKDLKEGKRETQGVQMVELPQDDKIASLGKIVRGS